The Aedes albopictus strain Foshan chromosome 1, AalbF5, whole genome shotgun sequence genomic interval ctgaaaaaaatgaaaaatttagaTCTTAGTAGTAACTTAATACAAACAGTTCAACTTGACCACCTCAATGGTTTGGACCATTTGGAAACTCTTTATCTATTTAACAATAAAATAAAACGCATTTTCAATCACAGATCGGTGAGTTTGGCATCGCTCACTGATTTACATCTCGAAGGCAATCAATTGAAACATTTGGATGTATGTAGTTGGAACATGCCCAAGCTTTCCAACCTCGGTATTGCTCAAAATAATTTGACCCATTTTGCAATTAATCACTTTCGCGcactgaaagaattactgatggATGAAAATCCCTTGAATTGTGCATGGGGAAATAAATTACTACAAGTCAAATCAGATATAAATATTAAAAGAAAACTAACTTGCGTCGAAAACAGCGAGGGCGTCTTTGAATTGGATTGTCCATCGAGGATTGATCAATTGCGGCAGCAGATATCCACTCAAATTGAAGACAGTTCTCGGGAAATCGACCATTTGAAGCAGCAGAATCCCAATTTCGACTTCAGGTTAGCCCAAATTGAAGGTACAATATTGAACAACAGTGAACAATTCGCCATAATCGCCCAAAAATCCAAAAGATGGAAGCGCTGCTGGAAAATCTTGTCGGAAAGGTCATCGAACAGCAAAATGTCTCAAATGACATAATCGAGGCCTTTTACAGATCGGAAATCGAGAGAACTTCTCAAACCAGGAAAAACCACTAGTTTTTGCGAAAAATAAGTACTCATATTAGGATTTCGcatggcagttttttttttcgaataatgatcACATGTTCTAACAAATTTCAaccttttttgtttattaaacaTTATATAGATGAATCAATTTTCTacacactttttagtttgacttAGTGGAAAATATCACACATTCCTTCATTCAAAGTTTTGCTTTGCATTCCAATTTCCCAGGAGCTTGAACATTTCTTCGCCATTCATCAGGAGCAAAGGAGCTGGAGATTTCTCAAAGCGTTGTTCTGgaactttttctacgtttttttgttgttttggtgctcaatCGCATAAAAAGGGCAGAATATTACTCGAGTctagatcctaaagtttacgggtgtaacggtaacttctttcattatacaaagctacgatttgtatcaGATGTGTTGGGATATCTTAgatcatccaaaccgttcttgagattacactgtaaagcctacgggtgtaacggtagcttccttcattacaaagctacgatttgtaatcaatcatgtctagtaagtcttctgaaagttcaatagacggtATCCGATCAGTcgggataccctaggtcatccaaactgttcttgagtttagatcctaaagtctacgggtgtaacggtaacttcttccattatacaaagctacggtttgtaCGGTTTGTACGGTTAGTAATAATGTCCaaaaagtcttctgaaaattcaatagacagtacagtcgggatatcctaggtcatttaaactgttcttgagtttggatcccaAAGTCTGCggttgtaacagtaacttctttctttatacaaagctacgatttgtaatcaatcatgtctagtaagtcttctgaaagttcaatagacagtacctGATCTgatgagatatcctaggtcatccaaaccgttcttgagattacattctAAGGTCTACATTCTAACGGTTGCTTCATTcattacaaagctacgatttgtaatctatcatgtccagcaaatcttctaaatgttcaatggacatcataagatcagccggggccatccaaactattatgatgtttaatatcTAGCATCTATAGCAATTGAAGTTTCGGGTTATGTTGCTTAACcttttatacttactggagctcacagaattaAACCAGAGACTACGGCATAGctcaattatcaaaaaaatattgtgtAACATTACTGCTTAAAGCAAAATCGCCTCAtgtcacagtggttgtttttatatcaactaagcttcataacagtaaggaagcccatatatcccaaaaatatataacaacgcttattgttcttcTAACTATTTTGGTAAGCACAGTGGATTATAtagcactacttaacgtagtggcaaaagctattatcacaagtgtagacctgaagctgtggtcttcggagtagtgttgttgatctgaaatatctcaaaaatatcttgaaatgactcataatatgccagagggattacagattacaattTAAAGTTTATTGTAAGaacaactactgttactatcaagaacaGCACTTCAGGAAagtttggacgactctcaatgtcccaaaggttggTCCAAACACCGCGatcgattatgaaacgttactcagtatgtcagatatagctgatgtttcGAGTGCAGACCTGAtgctctgaactccaagatagtttggctaacctggaacattcccacagTGTCTTTAAAtgattgagatttcaagagcttcacgtatCTTAGCAGATTATGATATGCTATTATTTGTTGTAAGTATCCtgcggaattccaagagaaactcatGGCGAAATGTTTCccgcaggaatccccggaagaaaccATCgtcaaacttctgaaaaaatatctCGTGGAGCTtgtggaaaaatgtctgaagtaGTTTGTGGCAAAACATTTGGGAatgttttaaaagaatttctgtgcaGTTCCTTgaagatttaaaagaaacttcttccttaaatttaattttgaagaaCTCCCGTCTATTCCCATAGGAAATCCTAAGACAAAGTCCGAAGTAATTGCTAGTAACAGCTCCATACACATTACACAACTTCATAAAAATAACCCAAACAAAAaactttctggaagagttccctaAATTGTTTCTGGTAGAGTTACAGGGGCTACTTCTGGAATTGTTGAAGGAGTCTTGAATGAACTTCTATATGATTATCAGAGGAACATCCGTGAAAATTCCCGAaaacttcccgaggaacttctgggatttttcgggatttttcctaCCAgcaaaagtcttccaggaatgctcagtggaactcccaaaggaatgtccggtggaattactagaggaattttgtttggaattcctggaggaattttagatgtaattcccagtggaactcctggagttattgCTGgcagaactcccagaggaatt includes:
- the LOC134287300 gene encoding leucine-rich repeat-containing protein 1-like; translation: MKGIPVTLLFIAAALDAVISFSVQKHANFANAIDIHQFHWLTDATLMERIPDKETLFFEFAEVDVLPQNFTDRFEKCIRVSFTFGSVKIIHIIPKLRDIELFDTSTENVIIGRGKHYRLENFKCNYAKLTSIPDNISQLKKMKNLDLSSNLIQTVQLDHLNGLDHLETLYLFNNKIKRIFNHRSVSLASLTDLHLEGNQLKHLDVCSWNMPKLSNLGIAQNNLTHFAINHFRALKELLMDENPLNCAWGNKLLQVKSDINIKRKLTCVENSEGVFELDCPSRIDQLRQQISTQIEDSSREIDHLKQQNPNFDFRLAQIEGTILNNSEQFAIIAQKSKRWKRCWKILSERSSNSKMSQMT